The Gouania willdenowi chromosome 20, fGouWil2.1, whole genome shotgun sequence genome window below encodes:
- the hccsb gene encoding holocytochrome c-type synthase, whose product MGSSMSTPNAPTVNAEGIMAAPSPACPMHQEVKPVKVSPPSECPMHQAKPESPPSACPMQKEKAGPVHQDRAYEFVECPMKAGMKSDIDPTNMMPPPNQTPAPDQPFDLSVKREESSIPRHSQDKKWVYPSEQMFWNAMLRKGWRWREDDLAAPDMTNIIKIHNRNNEQAWEEILKWEALHAHECPCGPSLKRFGGKAKEYSPRARFRHWMGYELPFDRHDWIVDRCGKEVRYVIDYYDGEINTENYQFSILDVRPAFDTLEAVWDRMKVAWWRWTS is encoded by the exons ATGGGATCCTCAATGTCCACCCCTAATGCTCCAACAGTAAATGCAGAGGGAATAATggctgctccttctcctgccTGCCCTATGCACCAAGAAGTAAAGCCTGTCAAGG TGTCTCCACCCTCAGAGTGTCCGATGCATCAAGCTAAGCCAG AATCTCCTCCATCAGCATGTCCCATGCAAAAGGAAAAGGCAGGACCAGTCCACCAAGACCGGGCCTATGAGTTTGTGGAGTGTCCGATGAAAGCTGGCATGAAGAGTGACATTGATCCGACTAACATG ATGCCTCCTCCTAACCAAACACCAGCTCCAGACCAGCCATTTGACTTGTCTGTCAAAAGAGAGGAGTCCTCCATTCCTCGTCACAGCCAAGACAAGAAATGGGTTTACCCATCTGAGCAGATGTTCTGGAACGCCATGCTACGAAAGGG GTGGCGCTGGCGTGAAGATGACTTGGCTGCCCCTGACATGACTAACATTATCAAAATCCACAACCGGAACAATGAGCAGGCCTGGGAGGAGATCCTGAAATGGGAAGCTTTGCATGCACA TGAATGTCCTTGTGGACCTTCCTTGAAGCGCTTTGGTGGGAAGGCCAAAGAATACTCACCCAGGGCCCGCTTTCGCCACTGGATGGG GTATGAGCTGCCCTTTGACCGTCATGATTGGATTGTAGACCGCTGCGGCAAGGAAGTGCGCTATGTCATTGATTACTATGACGGTGAAATCAACACAGAAAACTATCAGTTTTCTATCCTAGATGTACGCCCTGCATTTGACACTTTAGAGGCAGTGTGGGACCGCATGAAGGTGGCCTGGTGGCGCTGGACCTCGTAA